The following are encoded together in the Perca fluviatilis chromosome 23, GENO_Pfluv_1.0, whole genome shotgun sequence genome:
- the LOC120553210 gene encoding small subunit processome component 20 homolog isoform X6 has protein sequence MVFERICQKELNKLPKNPGSCLAAVEKAVAETDVAAVLPLGRQHSLLNIINVLIQKLGHLIHIYLPKVLQILLCVTASVSTLLDNRFLMQRYIIWTNAPHFDSGSL, from the exons ATGGTGTTTGAGAGGATCTGCCAGAAAGAACTGAATAAACTTCCCAAAAATCCAG GTTCGTGCCTGGCGGCAGTGGAGAAAGCCGTAGCGGAGACGGACGTGGCTGCCGTCCTGCCGCTGGGCCGTCAGCACAGCCTGCTGAACATCATCAATGTGCTGATCCAGAAACTGGGCCACCTCATCCACATCTACCTGCCCAAGGTGCTGCAGATCCTGCTGTGTGTCACCGCCTCTGTGTCCACCCTCCTGGACAACAG ATTTCTAATGCAGCGATACATCATATGGACTAAT GCGCCCCACTTTGACAGCGGAAGCCTTTAG
- the LOC120553210 gene encoding small subunit processome component 20 homolog isoform X7 — protein sequence MVFERICQKELNKLPKNPGSCLAAVEKAVAETDVAAVLPLGRQHSLLNIINVLIQKLGHLIHIYLPKVLQILLCVTASVSTLLDNRFLMQRYIIWTNAFQ from the exons ATGGTGTTTGAGAGGATCTGCCAGAAAGAACTGAATAAACTTCCCAAAAATCCAG GTTCGTGCCTGGCGGCAGTGGAGAAAGCCGTAGCGGAGACGGACGTGGCTGCCGTCCTGCCGCTGGGCCGTCAGCACAGCCTGCTGAACATCATCAATGTGCTGATCCAGAAACTGGGCCACCTCATCCACATCTACCTGCCCAAGGTGCTGCAGATCCTGCTGTGTGTCACCGCCTCTGTGTCCACCCTCCTGGACAACAG ATTTCTAATGCAGCGATACATCATATGGACTAAT